CAAATGTGGTGCAAATACATCTAACAACAAATACAATAGTTCTGATTACATTAACTGGACCAGTAACTGTACCTATATGCTGTTAATCCATACTGGTCCTTGTTATCACCCATCAGTTCCACTTTTATGAATTTTAGGATTAAATCTTAGTTAAATGTCAGACACTTTGTGGTTTAAACATGATAGAATCTCACCAGTGGCTGATTTCCCCTCACGGTTGTTATCACAGTGGCCAGCATCATTCACTTCTACCTTGGTGTCTTCAGCAATGCCAGGGGTAGTTACGCCTGGGATATGTGGGAGGTAACGAGGTGGGGTCTTCGCAACTGGGGAATGGCGACACTCCATAAGAAATTTACGGTCGTAAATAATCCGGGTGCCTAAAACAAATTCAATAAACGTCACTTGACATCGCAAATTAAACTTGCAAAATAGGAGGTCTCACTCTGCTGCCATTCCAACTCTTCAAGTATTTGGAGAGAGCACAAagatttctgtaaaaaaaaaagactgCATAAAGAATTTCAACAAGTCTATGAAATCAGACCTTACTCattcacactttaggaagaatgtc
Above is a genomic segment from Heterodontus francisci isolate sHetFra1 chromosome 42, sHetFra1.hap1, whole genome shotgun sequence containing:
- the LOC137355509 gene encoding eukaryotic translation initiation factor 4E-binding protein 2-like — encoded protein: MSASCQQSECRVIPTTRRVTLNDATQLPHDYCTTPGGTLFSTTPGGTRIIYDRKFLMECRHSPVAKTPPRYLPHIPGVTTPGIAEDTKVEVNDAGHCDNNREGKSATGEDAQFEMDI